CCGGCGCCGCCACGCTCGGAGAGCCCGGCGAGCGGCACGCCAGGATAGCGCTTGCCGAGCTGATCCTTCGTCAGGAAGACGAAGTCGGCGCGATCCGCCCCCGAAGGCACCGCGACCGCGCCGTCCGGCTCGTTCCGCGTTTCGCGGTCGATCATGCGGGAAAGCTGGGCGGCGTCCTTTGCCGGTTCGGGCGTTACGATCAGGACCTGGCGCAGGCGTTTCGCGCCATTGGCATGCGTCATCAGTTCTGGAATCCACACGGTTTCGCGCGTCTTGTGTTGGCAGGCGAAGATGCGCACGCCGCCCGGCGCTTCCGCCGTCGGCCACTGGAAGGTCCTGAACTTGGCGGCCGAGACGGTGCCGTTGGGCAGCGTCACCGGACGCTCGAAATCGGTCGGTCCAATCGGGGCAAATCCGCGCGCACGGATTTCCTCG
This genomic interval from Bradyrhizobium sp. NP1 contains the following:
- a CDS encoding VOC family protein, whose amino-acid sequence is MALKNVIGIDHAVIMVKDLDKAAENWKRLGFTISPRGTHSAHMGSGNYTIMLDPDYMELLGVLKETEHNAPARAYLAKHGDGIERIAFTAVDSAEGAEEIRARGFAPIGPTDFERPVTLPNGTVSAAKFRTFQWPTAEAPGGVRIFACQHKTRETVWIPELMTHANGAKRLRQVLIVTPEPAKDAAQLSRMIDRETRNEPDGAVAVPSGADRADFVFLTKDQLGKRYPGVPLAGLSERGGAGLVIAADLAKAEKVLGANGARSGQAICVAPAAANGTLLAFVA